From the genome of Spinacia oleracea cultivar Varoflay chromosome 2, BTI_SOV_V1, whole genome shotgun sequence, one region includes:
- the LOC110778241 gene encoding EG45-like domain containing protein: MLCLLIFFIAYSKMASLKLSMIILAIAIFASFVSVVIAVPGQATYYTTYVPSSCYGFEDHGTMIAAASGDVFQNRAACGRRYRVTCTSGTNQGVPQPCRGGSVIVEVVDLCPGCSANGLDLSFEAFSVIADPNAGRINIDFTPV, from the exons ATGTTGTGCTTGCTCATATTTTTCATTGCATATTCGAAGATGGCTTCACTTAAACTTTCCATGATTATTTTGGCAATTGCCATTTTTGCATCTTTTGTATCGGTGGTGATTGCCGTCCCCGGACAGGCCACGTATTACACTACTTATGTTC CATCTTCATGCTATGGGTTCGAAGACCATGGAACTATGATAGCAGCCGCAAGTGGAGATGTCTTTCAAAATAGGGCAGCTTGTGGTAGAAGGTACCGTGTCACTTGTACTAGTGGCACCAACCAAGGCGTTCCTCAACCTTGCCGAGGCGGTAGTGTTATAGTCGAAGTAGTAGACCTTTGCCCTGGTTGCTCGGCTAACGGACTTGATCTCTCCTTTGAAGCTTTTTCTGTCATCGCTGATCCTAACGCCGGTAGAATTAACATCGATTTCACCCC GGTCTGA